The Microtus pennsylvanicus isolate mMicPen1 chromosome 5, mMicPen1.hap1, whole genome shotgun sequence DNA segment CTGGAAAAGACCATTCTCATAACCATGCTCTAAGTCCGTTTTTATTGTCAGGTGGGAAAGGGAAGCAAGTTGTAAAGTCAttattaggggaaaaaaaatctccttctaCATCAAATATTCGACCTATAACTGCTTCATTTTGAAATGATTAAACAAAAGATACCAAGCAAATGCAGAGACATTTTCTACCTCAAATATGTACTTATTATCTATATGGgattattaaaatacttttattttcattttaaaaaaccattttttgATCTATATGTGAACTCTAACTGCTCTAGAACTGGCATACATGCTTATGTGATAAAAtgatcaaaattttattttaaactgatgGCTTTGGCTCTGGTTTATCCACTGATGTCTCAGGcacattgtgtctgtgtgttagtgTTGAAATGTTAGCTTCTACCCCTAGAAAATCATATTTTGCCAAACATGAAATAAAGTAAATCTggtacagaataaaaaaataggaaggaaaaaggaaaggggtgtaggaaagagatatataaatCTGAAgtggaaataaaagagaaaggtgtgggggaaagaagagagaaaacctCAACCCAGATCACTACCGGATGAACCCATGCCCAACACAGTGTATATCATGGATGATAACTAAAGTGCCCCCACTCAGTGACAAGCACCCAGGACTGTAGGAAGAACCAGAGCCCATCTGTTTGAAGGGAACCCACGGCTTGGCCAGTACCAACTTTACTCAATTCTATCGTTCCATGTGCCCAGCTATACCCCTGGCGTGCTTACCTGGGTCCAGTGTAGTAAGTTTTGCACAGACGTTCCCGCAGGACTGTGCGTTGTATACACATCCACTCTCGACTGAAAGATGAATATGATGGGTTAGAGAATGAAAACAGAGGTAAGGTGATGTTCATTAACACAATTTTGCTCTTCAAAGGACAAAATACAGAAATGTGTACATAGTTTTTCAGAATATTAATCTCTCAGAAGTCAGAATATATCTGACTACAAATACATCCAATAAGCACAGCCACGCCTGCAGAGCGCGGAAGAGCAACAGCGAGGTAGATGCTGGGGGCCCAGGCTGCGGCCACGGCTCATCAGCCACAGCTCGTGTCTGTCTCCCTAATGCTTTCCTAAGCTTCTAAACTTCAGGAACTTAAAGTCTTCCTTTAATCAttagggaaaaaatgaaaatatcattttttttcaaagtcccTACCACCTTCATTACAGAATATTCTGTGCAGACCAGGATCTGACTAGACAGCTCAaacttgaactcaagatcctcctgcctcagcccccaagggctggggttacaggaaggCAGGGATGGGGTTACAGTAAAGGCAACCACACCTGCCTTTACTCCAGAATTTTAGAGCCTGTTTTCAGAACTCAACATTCCAAAACACAAATGCATTTAGAAGCACAAGTATATTGTAAGCCAGAGATTTACACCTCAGAACAAACATGAATACACATGTATAGACAAATGAGTATaatatatatctctgtatatatatgtatatgagacTCCAGGTTTAAACACACATAGCTTTTTTATAGAACACACTACTAGAATAAGTGTTATAAAATATTATGACTATGACTGATCCACACATTATTTGCTTCTATATGGGTTCTATGTAGAAGGGACAGGAGTGAGCCCGAAGGCAGCAGCAGATGGGACCACTTGCTAAAGCTGACTGTCGTGTTCTTAAAGGGAGGACTCAAGTGTAGGTAATAACTGACAGCTGCGGCCAAGCCTCTGTGCCAGCGAACATACCACATTTAAGTTCTTCTCGTTGAAGCCACAtataagaaagaagacatttgTGCAAAGCTCCTCCATGATGATGTGGGTGCAAACGTGAGTGCTCAGCCACTTCATCACCGCactctggggaagaaactgtttaTGTCCAAACAAGTCCTGCAAGATAAAAAGAAACCCAAGGACGGTCAGCATTGCAACCTGGTGTACCTGCTTCAGCATCCCTACGTATGTTGCCTTCTAATCCAATTATTGGCCAAATCCAGTCCCCCTGTAGACTATTTACTGCCTGTTTATTTCAAAATAGGGTCTTGCTGGATAGCTCTGGCTGGACTCATAAtttctgtatacatacatatatacatgcatacatacacagaccacacacagcacaggctagcctcaaactcatgagattcctgctgcctcagtctctcaaagattgggattataggtgtgagctaccatgaaggattatttttaatttattaagaaatatttttatggtgATAAAACACttaacatttattatttgaaTCACTTTTTACTGTTCAGTTCAGTGGCAAGCACATTCACACTTGGGCGATTATCCCTGTGATGCATCTTCTGAACTCTTGCGTCTATGCCCATTAAACAATTACTCTGAACCCATCAGATGGTTAATGACTTCTCACTTCCTCTGCCCCCAGCTCCACATGGTTTTGTAAGTTTTATTGGAATCCAGTCACTGTATCCGTTTATGAATTATCTGTGGCTTTTATAGACAGGAACAGTCAACAGAAACCATTTGGCCCACAAGGTCAAACTCACTTGCTCCCTGGCTCTTTATAAAAGAAGTTTCCCAGTCCCTCGTCTACATTGTCCTTAACCAATAGACACTGAATCTGTGTTCCAGTACAGCCGGGACCATCACTACTGCAACAGGAGACCGGTCTTCCTTATGCTGAACTCAGATCTGTCCCTTTGAACTCTTGCACACACCCACCCATGCTAGGACAAGCAAGACCGGAAAACCCAAATATCTACGAAGGAAATGTTGTGAGTTGCGTCCCCTTAAAAGAGTGGCATTTAAGTGTGCACTGTCAGTATTTGAGAATGGTCTTTCTAGTGTACTTTTAAAGAGGAGGACTCTGGCCACAAAGATAGTCATGGACACTTAACTGAAACTAAGATCAAACAGGAACTGCCGAGGTAGGCAGAAACTAGGATGATGCTTCTACAGCCAAAATGGCCAAAGGTCACCAGCACACCACCAGGAGGGACAAGACATGCGACACCTTTGCCTGTAGGACCTAGGAGAGTAGCACAGGGGAACTGCAAACACAAATGAATGCAGCCTCCCATGcagcctgcttctctgcctctgagttgGTGATTCGGGAATATCAACTATGTTGACAAAACTGAGTTCTTGCTGAGCTCAGCACCAGACGTAACTACTACTTGTTCTGACTTATCACTAATCCGCAGATGGCAAAACATGGCTTCCTTTTGCCTCCCTTTAAAAAGTGTCAGTTATCTGATCTGCTGGGTAAATATCTCACTAGTTGAAATGTATAATATTGTATTCTAGCCTCTTCAAGAAAACTTGGccatctatagatagatagactgtGACCTCTGTCTGTCtaagttaggatttctattactgCGGTAAAATACCATGGTCAAAGccttttggggaagaaagggtttatttcagcttatagctCTATATCACAGTCCACTATCTAAGCAAGCCAGGGTAGGAACTCACactaggcaggaacctggaggcaggaactgatggagAAACCATAACAGTGCTGTTTACTGGCGTGCTccttcatgacttgctcagcctgctttcttctagaacccaggaccacctgagcaggggtggcaccacctgcAATGGGTTGCTCTCTCCAGCATCAATCATTAACTAAGAAATGACCCCCAAAACTTGCCTACATGCCAGTTGGGTAGGGGGTATCTCTCAGTTGGGTTTTCTCTTCCTAAACGACAGTaacctgtgtcaagctgacataaaaactagccagtacactgTCAAGTCAATCTTCTGTTGGACAATGTATCAAACCTGAAAACACACATCAGGCCTAAATGATCTTCGCCCAACAGCTGCACAAGTAGCTGAAAAGGACCAGACATTTTTCACACCCGCTTAATGCAACGGTTTTAGGAATATTTATCTATTGggtttgtctgcttgtttgtttttgtttttactttcccGGTATGTGTCAGAAAGCACTCCAGTCTGAAACCATGATTCCCAAGTGCCAGGCCCATAGTCTTCACCAGAAACCATAGAGAATGTTTTGCAAAAACACGGATCCCTGATCTCCACTCCAGATTTTACACCATTTCTAAAGAGGGATGGGAGAAGTGTGGCATTTTCTGGTTTTCAAAGCTAACTCATAAACTCTAAGGAACAAGCTAGATTTATGACACGCATGCCTACACCAGGAACTCCTACAACCACACTCCCCTGTCCACTCTAGAGCTCCACCCCCCAGCCTGGACGTCTACCACAGTAGTACCGCTAATTAACAACAAATCTTCATCATCAAAAACTGCCTATGCCACAGTGAATAAACAAATCGGTTAACAGGCTAGCTCTCCGTGGGAGAAATATGCAATCTGCAGAACAATTTATAGAGTTGGGTACCATCTGTGCTGAAGCAAACCAATATATTTCTCTTGCTGCATCTCTATGTGCATAAATTCACATAAGGGGTCTATAGGAAAAGATCCCCAAACTGAATAATTCTAAAAAGGTATTAGGGAGGAGGCCTAGTATTCAGGAACTACTTGTAATTTCTGAAGTGTTTGTACTATAAATGAATACTTCTACTAATGGAGACagtcaaaataaaattttgcCAGCATGTTTGCTGATGCGATGAATTCCTATCACACGAGTCTGGTGAGCGGTAGCTCTTTGTAACCTAAAACTTACTGCACCGCAGTTACAAAGACAATGGGGTACAACATTACAGTTGTTCTACCTCACTGAGGGTCTCATTAAGAGCATGTATGTATTTCCCGTAAAAGACTTTAAAATGGCCagcaagagggagggagagagaaagccatGTTACACCCACCTCTAAGTAATGAGCCACTTAATAGCAGGGGTAAGTTCTAAGAGTCAAGTTCTCAAGTAACATTATCATTGTGCAACCATCACATAGTATGCTTACACAACTCTAGACGGTGTAGGTCAACCACTTGACACAGACCCTTGACAAAATCAAAAATGTGATGACCATGAGATTCATGAGGCCACTGCTGGCACATCATGCCACATGCCTTTACAATAAGCATTTTTGCGAGATGAAGAGCATGCTAAAATTATGATTTAAAGGATAGGGTGGAAATAAACCAGTGATGGTTATTTTCATGATCAAGGATGGCCTTCTGTTTCACTTCTGCTGTAGTTGTCAAACActccaaacaaaagcaacttgggaaagaaaggggttTATTGCATCCAGGTCACATGCCATCTTAAAGGGAAATCAGTGATGGAACTTAAAGGGGAGGAACCACAGAGGTTCTTGCTGGCTCACTCACAGGCTGACACTTTCTTATAaatagctttcttatacaaccaggACTACTTGCACAGggatgatgctgcccacagtgggctgagacTTCCTGTACTAATAGTCAAGACagtctcccacagacatgccacAGGCCAATATGActgaggcaattcctcaattagaacttttttctcagatgactctaagcTGTGTCAAGTTGGTGGTTAAAGCCAACGATGACATAAATACTATGCATAACTATATACCCTACACTTTCATATAACTCTTGTGACCATAGATTCTTGTGTGTGAGCTATATGTTGGACTCTCACTAATTGATAGGAAGTTTTCGGTTTCACTGTAACCTGTTGGGACCACAATCCAATGCATGATTCTCTTGTCAAAAGCCCATTACAGGGCAGGACttatggctcagtcattaaaaattaggctcacaaccaaaccATCAAAAACCCATACTGTATATAATGCTGTATagtatttcatgtgtatgtgtgtgtgtgtgtctgtttgttttaaatatataatgcagGAATAATGGATTGTCCATTCTTAATGAGCTTAAACTCCCCCTCAAGAGTGCTGTTTCCCCTTAGAATGGCACAGCTCTAGGGCTCAGCACAGATATGTTTAAGGGCCCAATAATGTCTTAGTTCATTTTCTGTATGGCTAGGGACAGGCACATAGGAATGGCATATTTCTTCTCTCCTATCTCCTGTCTACTACTTGCCCTGTGGATGAAAAGCAACTCTATGAATGCTTAGGTAAGTTCCTTTTTCAAAGATTTCCTTCTATCTTCTTTGTATATTACGTAGGGAGCCTAACTAACATGTTAACTATGAATACATGCAGCTGTATGTCTAGTTAAGAATGTGGTTCCCTAGGCACCTCTGCAGGAGGAGGGGTGAAGGCAATCCCACCCactgtgcatacatatacataatatgtacATTCCCGCAATAGCACATACAGAAAACACTGTCGATTCGCCTCCAATGACTAATTTCTCAGCTCAGAAGAGAATATCtgagaagaagggagggtgggTGCAACCCAAGTACCTCTAAAAGAATGTCTGGCAACCGTCCAAGCTTGACCAGAGGGCTCAAGGCAAAATTGAGAGACACCACAGGGGCCAGGGcaaaaaacattttaatcttCTTTGCCAGCTCAGGCAAGTGCGAGAATGCTATAAAACCTATGGGGCAAAAGAGAGAATTAGAACATCTAGTActtccaaaacacacacacacacacacacacacgaaaggtCACCCATTGTGCCTACAGAGGAAGCCCACTAACGCACAAGTGCTACTGGCTTCAAACACTTGAACAGAGCTTCGCAAACATTCCGGCTCCAAAACAGAATTTAGGTCTAGATTTCGGCCTATAATTCAAATGGAAAGAAGGCCAGGGTAAGATAGTCACAAATCCTCCTCTGTTTCAGCAGCAACATGAATCTCTACAGCTCCACCCGCCACTCTAccgctctccctcctcccattcctaaTCTTCAGAACACCAGTGACTCCAAAGCCACAACAGACTCCACTGGCTGTAAAGTACCTTTTACACTTCTCTCAGCTCTCCCCCGTGCTACTTGTCCCTGGAACACTCTAGAAACACGCAAGTCACCTAGTCACAAAAGATGTAATTAAAGAAGAACCACAGCTCCGTTTTCTGGAGGCCGAGGCAATTCAGTAACGTGTTCAGATCCCGAAAAGCCCCCACACCTTTCCTTTTGTGACTCTCCTTGCAGAATGTACTCTATACAGATCACGAGCCACGAGCATGTGAACCCCAAATGGCAGAACTGAATAAATTATGGAACATGGTCCTGGCCTCTCATTAGAGAAACTTGCTTGTTAAAATTAATgctaatctgtatttttttttaaactttgcaaAATGTTGtacttttctttataattaaaacatattGAACTGAGAAGTTAATTCATAAAGGGCTGGCCATACAAAcaaagcctgagttcagtccccaaaacCCACATCACACAGCCAGGTGCGGTGGTCTACACTTTTAGTTTTAGCACTGGGCCAGCAGGAACAGGGGCATCCTGGAGgctggctcactggccagccggtCTAGCCCAATCAGTGTCTAGCTAgcccaggctagtgagagactcAAAAGAACAAGGCGGGCAATGCCTGCAAAGGACTGAGAGCGAaggttatcctctgatctccacacactcacatacatgcccacactcacacttacgctcacaaacacacacacagagacacacacactcacacacacacacactcatgctctctcacacatacagacagacacgcTCACACTTAcgctcagagacacacacagacacacgctcacacacacatacacactcatgctctctctctctctcacacacatacgcatacacacgcccacacacagacacacacactctctcacacacaaatacacaaacacatgaaaacatattacttttataatcaacataaattaaaaatgcaaatgactTTTCAAACCTGAGTCTAAACTGTCATCTCAGTTACTTATGTTTCGCTTACCATTATTTCTTTAgttactgatttatttattttcggtGGTACTAAGGGATAGATCCTGGGGTTCAAAGATATGAGACAAGCACTTAACTTTGAGCTGCACCCCAGTCTGGCACTAAACActtaaagtatattttcttttaatgactctctgaagtttctttttttggagGGAGGGTAGGTTCAAgacggggttttttttttcttatgtagccctgggtgtccaggtactcactctgtacactaaactggcctcaaactcagagatccacctgcctctgcctcccgagtgatgggattaatcTCTGAAGTTTCTGACATTAGAAGACTTCCCATTTTTCTAACCTCTCATATCCCTATGCTGCTTAAATTAGAAAACACATAACAAGATATAGCTTACGTCAATTCTTTCAACTTTAAGATACTTAACGACGTACAGTAAATTCTGAGTTTCTGTAGATTATTACTGAAAATTCCCTGCTCTGTTCATGATTTCTGCtggacatttaaaaaacaaagaaacctgtATTTGAAGTAACAACATTTTTGCGTAGCATCACTTCCCTTCAGAGACAACCACCTTTTCCCATTTTATCGTATACATACCTACGGTGGTGCCTTGAGAATGACCCAGATAATACACTTGTTCTTGACcagttttatttataatgtaGTTAATTGAAGCAGGTAGGTCATATTTCGCCATCTCATCAAaactacaatttaaaaaacaaagggcTGTTCAATTGAAATAGCACACAAAAGGAGAGCAGCACAGTGACTTGGCCTGAAGCACACTGGCACACACTGAGCATGGCTAAAGAATTATTTGAGTATCCATTGTTCTAAACAATGTCACAATAAGCATTCTCTAATAAATGCCTTTTTGGTAAAAGTCCCTTCTTAAAGCCTTCTATAATACCTGGTACACTAAGCTGTAGTCTTTAACAAGGtaggtagatgtgtgtgtgtgtgtgtgtgtgtgtgtgtgagagagagagagagagagagagagagagagagagagagagagagagagagagaaggacagcAAAATCCAATGGTTGGAAAGTACTTAGAATATTCCAGGCTCTGCAGAGACTCCTTCTTCAAAGTTACTTTAGGCCCCAGTGAGTGTATGAGATAGGACTttattatccccattttatagataaggaaacagacacagacagtTTATAGCTGTGCCAAGTGTCACTCAGCAAGGAGtaagaaagagatgagagagtAGTCAAATGAACCTGTGAGTATGTGTGTTATGAGGAGAGAGGCTGATTTTTAACCTGCCAGCTCCTCCCCAATGCCAGGGATGTTAAGAATAACTTCAGAATTCCAAACTGAGTCTAATCACTAATGcaatcatttatatatatttaccttCACATTGCTTATTAAATTCCTGATAAGTTTTAGAACTGTTCAAAAGACGCTGGCTTCCTTATACAACCTCACTCCTGAACCTGCCTTCCAGCTAAATCCCCATGTGTCTACCTAAAGGATGCTAAAGATACAGACCCAAGTCAAAATCGACTGGGATATACCTGAAGGCCCAGAATTCATCCTGAGAAACTGAGAGAGTCTTGTGTTTCCGAGACCAGGTATTTCCCCTGCTGTTCCCCATCCACACATCAAAGCCAGCATCTGCCAGAATGAAGCCCAGGCTGCTGTTGTCAATGTTCGTGACCCAGTTACTGGAATCTGCCAGAAAGCCATGCTGAAGATATACGACTGGTCTGGGACCTGGAAAACATTGATGTTTAGGTGTTAGTCTCATCTTCTCAGCAAATGCGATGTCCTGCTAAACAGTCAACAGTTGAGAGGAAACAAAGCAAATGGAGCAACAGAAACAAATTTATAAACTAAGGGGCATGCTTCCTTTAAACAGCACTGACAAGGAAGCAGCAAAGCtgcaccttttgttttgttttttgtttgttttcttttttccatgtctGGTAACAAACCACTAACTTaagcatcaaaataaaatttaatttatttgggGGAACTTGCAAAATGCTGCTATAATTTGCTCCCAATGATTCCAAACAAAATAAACTGGGAGGAAAATGTTACATACAACAAGAGGGCTCTATACACCAGCAACAATGGCTGAACCCTAAACAGAGATAACAGCAATGGGATGGCAGAGACACACACGAGTGCTTAGGGCGGCAGCTTTGCTCAACATTTCTAACATTTGAACAGAACTAAGTATAGCTGGAAAGTGACAGGGGTGTGTCAATGTGTACAACGTCAGGTGCTCATAAAGGATGAGGCCGTGCACGTCCAGGAGCAGAGGCATATGGGAAATCTCTGTCTATTGATGTCTATAGCAGATTTATTCACTGCCAAAATATGGAAGCCTTGGTTTCTCAACCCTGCATCTGCTTAATTTTGAAGTGACCCTAAGTCCGTTATTTAAAAAAGCcaagtctaattttaaaaatttatagttGCAGAACAAAGTCGTACAGAAGAAGAAGACATGAATTTGAGATGGGAATCTGAAAGGGGAAAACAGAGGAActgtggggatgggggaagggaaggtaTCATAAACGTGTACATGTTTCTGCACTAAATCCTCAAAAATGgtaagtaaaaatatatacacatgaatcCAAAACGTATATACCAACTTATCATTGATTCACCTCTTCCTGAGACAGTTAAActgcaagaaaaacaaagactcGGAAGTACAACCCATCCTCCCCACCCCGAGACAACCTGACCTCCAGAAACTTACAGGGCTGACACTTGATGCAGTAACTCATCAAGCAAACCCCTATGCGGCACCAGCAGTGTGACTGGCCCTTCTCAGCACTGCAGACACAGCAAGgagcaaaagcaaaagcaaaagtaaaagaaaacaccaCCTTggagaaagatagaaaagaaagcgGGCCAACCCCAGGTCCATTAGCTTCTTTGCTTCCTAACGGCACTTTAGGCTACATCAGCAAGATCAAATTTATTGCAAAGGAGCTCCCTTCAAGGTACTGGGCTAGATGTGCGTTTCCTGCCTTCAATGAAGCCTTGGATTCCTCTTgggaaatatgaaaaataatcatTAGGAGTTTGAAATGATAACCAGAGTGACAACAATTACGAAATTTCCTGCATCTGAGAGCTAATCCAAAAAAGCTGAAGCATCATTTTCATAGTGAAGAACAGGCAAAATGACTCCATCCTGGTCACCTAAACAGCTACCACCAAGCAGGCTGGGGACAGCAGCCCCATGGTTGTACACTGTAATGCTGCCTTGGGTGAAGCCAGGCCTGGCAATGACTGTGGTTCACAAGAGGAAGACTTGGTGTGTGGGCgattcctcctgcctcccaagacATGAGTCTGCACGGGAAACCACTTCGCTCCAAAAAGTCATGGGGAACCAGCTGAGGTCTAAGGGGGAACCAGCTGAGATCTAAGGAAGTAATAAAATCAAGCGCAAGGAGGCCAAAGTTGAGCGTGTCAGCGTGACACAGAACCCCGCTTTCACTAGTCATGAAGTCTCACTAGATTGACTGAATCTTATTACTGATAGCCAGGGCCAGTGAGGGATCTTAGACTGCCAGGGTGTGGTGGGCCTTGCAGTTCCTAGGCAAGGTTAAGACCCCAGCACAATGGACCCACCTCAAGGAATTAACTTTAAACGGTAGAATTCTTTGCCTAGCCCAGGAACTGCCAGGTCTTCCGCAGCCTGACATCTTAAGTTCCTTGCTAGCTTGGGAAAAGCATACACCCCCCATAACAGGATTGTGTTATCTTTCTACAAAAGCAGATTCTAAACAAAACAGTAAGAGAGACCTCGAATGTGATATGTACCCATGTCCATGGTGCTACACAGGAGAGTTTAAAGCTAGAGCCACCCTTCAGCTTACGTCTCCTAGAACTGGCCACATAGCCCACCCAGTTCACAGGAGCTCAGCAGCCAGTCAAGTGGGACCTCTGCTGCAGACAAACTCAATGTCCAAGGGTTAGCACAACCATCACTGTGATAGACTTCAGCCTAAGAGCTTTGTGGGCTACTCTACTCACATAATAACCCAAGCAAGCTTCTACAGTCTGGATGGCTCATCGCATTAAACTGTTGAAACAGGTACTAATTATAGTCAAGGCATCATGTTATATACGGCTTACATTTTCACATCCATCTTAAGGATAAGGTGACCTACATGTGGAGAAAACAACTGTCCCTAGAACACTTAGTCAGCTCTGTGCCAACACTGAGATCCAGGTCTATCTCAAAGCTCTTGCTTTTAGCCAGTGATCGAAAGGAAAAGTAATTTCAGAAACTGAAGTAGAGAAGAGGTACACACAGAAATGTTAGCTCTGTCTCTGGCTAACTCACGGCAAGCCAAGCATCCTATGCCAAAACTTGCTGTATGTTGAAACAATCCTGACGGATTATGAAACAGACCCAGCACTGGCTCCGGTCCTGACCTGGAAAATGAGGAACTCCACACACAGAGCCTGACCTCAAAGGCCTTGTTTTTGAAGCTCCTTTGGCTCTCAGCCCACCAGAGCTATATTCAAACCTACTAAAAGGGAGTTATGGCCAGGCACTTGATTCAGCAAGCTGGGCCAAGAAAGAACGAGTTGCCTAAAatgcccaggaaaaaaaaacatcagacaTACATACTCCTCCCCAAGCTTCCAGGGGGGATCCTTACGGGCCTCCTTCTCAATTATTAGTAAGAGAGGATTGGGAACTGATAGCCCTCTGGTACAGCAAAGCCGAGCGTGTGTGAAGTCCCAGGTTTGCTCTTCAGTTCCACACAAATGAGAAACAACAACTGGGTTTTCAGTTGCTCAATATAAGGGTTACTGAGTAAAATTTTATCACCTAATTCTAGTTTGAAGAATTGGCCTTAAAAACATAAGTTAAAATACTCTAGGTTTTTGTTCCTAGTctgttgtgacaaaatacctaaGAATGGCTAATTTATACAAAACAGAGATTTACAACTCCCAACTCAAGGCTCAGAAGTCTGAGGCTGTCCTTTCCTTCATTAGCCCAGGTCAGAAGGTGAGAGAGTAAAAAGGTACAAGGCGAAGGAAGAGGCCTCTCTGGAGGAAGAACCGGGCTGGGGCTTAGGGCCAATGTACAGAATGAGAGAAT contains these protein-coding regions:
- the Lipa gene encoding lysosomal acid lipase/cholesteryl ester hydrolase, with product MRVHSASCFKGKKMQLLGMVAYVILVILLSGGPMGSVSAVDPEANMNVTEIITYWGYPSEEHVVQTEDGYILSLHRIPHGRSNHSDRGPRPVVYLQHGFLADSSNWVTNIDNSSLGFILADAGFDVWMGNSRGNTWSRKHKTLSVSQDEFWAFSFDEMAKYDLPASINYIINKTGQEQVYYLGHSQGTTVGFIAFSHLPELAKKIKMFFALAPVVSLNFALSPLVKLGRLPDILLEDLFGHKQFLPQSAVMKWLSTHVCTHIIMEELCTNVFFLICGFNEKNLNVSRVDVYTTHSPAGTSVQNLLHWTQVVKHHKFQAFDWGSSDKNYFHYNQSYPPVYDMKDMTVPTALWSGGQDWLADTTDINILLTQLPNLVYHKRIPEWEHLDFIWGLDAPWRMYNEIVSLLRKYQ